The Ruania alba genome window below encodes:
- a CDS encoding sigma-70 family RNA polymerase sigma factor, translated as MSLAHDLEAPDSDEAIVAAVRRGRVGEFAVLYERYKDEALRIARRDAGPDDGPDLVQEAFARVLRAIRNGGGPTEDVAGYLFRTLRNLRIDRGTRREVPSDDIEALSPPGLWVVEDDADGALDRGLVSDAFKELPPRWREVLWLTEVEGAGPGELSDRMGMRPTAVSTLSARARHGFRSAWLQAHVRSGDVPAECRPVVARLGDYQTGRLSPRRRAEVERHLDGCAACPALIAELTAVSERLGVLLLPIVILAPKAIWWVFGSGLAKAGVLLVGGIGQARHAIHDPKVALSAGGGTVAAGVIVAAAFMWLSPGGESPADATPSEPSTSAPAATAPSSPAVPPSSTAPDDQPTPTPEPTPDPDPTPTPEPTPDPDPAPAPDQRRAPAPGPAPDPTRDPTPQPSPEPTPTPEPSLPTPDPPTIATPPGLCWLPRP; from the coding sequence GTGTCGCTCGCCCACGATCTGGAGGCGCCCGACAGTGACGAAGCCATCGTCGCTGCTGTTCGCCGCGGTCGGGTGGGCGAGTTCGCGGTGCTGTACGAGCGGTACAAGGACGAGGCGTTGCGGATCGCACGCCGAGATGCAGGTCCCGACGACGGCCCTGACCTCGTCCAGGAGGCGTTCGCCCGGGTGCTCCGCGCCATCCGCAACGGGGGCGGCCCCACCGAGGACGTGGCCGGCTATCTGTTCCGCACCTTGCGAAACCTTCGGATCGACCGAGGCACGCGCCGGGAGGTGCCTTCCGACGACATCGAGGCGTTGAGCCCGCCCGGGTTGTGGGTGGTCGAGGACGACGCCGACGGGGCCCTGGACCGGGGCCTGGTCTCGGATGCGTTCAAGGAACTGCCGCCCCGATGGCGTGAGGTGCTCTGGCTCACCGAGGTCGAAGGTGCTGGGCCGGGAGAACTGTCGGACCGGATGGGGATGCGCCCGACGGCGGTCTCCACCCTCTCCGCGCGCGCTCGCCACGGCTTCCGGTCGGCCTGGCTGCAGGCGCACGTGCGCTCCGGCGACGTCCCTGCAGAGTGTCGCCCGGTGGTCGCCCGGCTCGGCGATTACCAGACCGGGCGACTGTCTCCTCGCCGGCGCGCAGAGGTGGAACGCCACCTCGACGGCTGTGCCGCCTGCCCGGCCCTCATCGCCGAGCTGACCGCGGTCTCGGAACGGCTCGGGGTACTGCTGCTGCCCATCGTCATCCTTGCCCCGAAGGCCATCTGGTGGGTGTTCGGGAGCGGTCTGGCCAAGGCGGGCGTGCTGCTGGTCGGTGGGATCGGCCAGGCCCGGCACGCGATCCACGACCCGAAGGTCGCCCTGAGTGCCGGCGGCGGCACCGTGGCCGCCGGCGTGATTGTGGCGGCCGCGTTCATGTGGCTCTCACCCGGTGGTGAGAGCCCTGCTGACGCCACCCCCTCAGAGCCCTCGACCTCCGCTCCGGCCGCCACCGCCCCGTCATCACCGGCCGTACCGCCGTCCAGCACAGCACCCGACGACCAGCCGACACCCACGCCGGAGCCGACGCCCGACCCGGATCCGACACCCACGCCGGAGCCGACGCCCGACCCGGATCCGGCTCCGGCGCCGGATCAGCGTCGGGCCCCGGCACCCGGGCCGGCGCCAGATCCAACACGTGATCCGACACCGCAGCCGTCACCAGAACCGACTCCCACCCCGGAGCCGTCCCTGCCGACCCCAGATCCGCCGACCATCGCCACCCCGCCGGGACTGTGCTGGTTGCCCCGCCCTTGA
- a CDS encoding DUF5979 domain-containing protein, translating to MTSSSEVARLPRQAMRAVVTALLGAVLTLVGVTTATAAPPYETEAEVTDLQFTSEVVRTGSTAELTGSWSLPDNPATPAGFTMALPEGLQGVRTEFPMRTPSGEQMGSCVVDGTSLTCDLDEAYVAEHPLDLKGDFRFWVTVTTEVTEETEVTYDFGATEASVTIEPRPDSQPCTENCEVRNISTVKWGDYDPESGNFLWVVRVGAEDETGMPGGREVVVTDTVAPGHQVVPGQTVLRRTNEVVVNGNGYPSPANWVEAPVDSYQVSADGTTVTFTSEEGYFYVVDVVSEITDGGLRGTYDNAATIEVTGEEVRTVSARSQSHGGSASGVGTDVGVFALTKEVIGDAVGLEGTVFTGTYEVQESEGAEPTQHTFEVMDGETWVSPEFPAGTRVVILGEDPPTGTGQVQWADPVFSETEFVLDGGVVRDVSLTNEASVLMGQFSAAKLLTGDGAAQVPADATFTLDYSFPAGPGFESGAGELVLPVDGTAVTSPMIPAGAEVTVVEQEPGAVAGASWGAVTYSTESVRIVADEVVEMSVTNEITVTSPPSETETAPSGDDTVPSTDVTVPPDAPTPPATAGSLPSTGADGTVVAGISGLLLVSGAVLLVARRRAARRA from the coding sequence ATGACAAGCTCCAGTGAGGTTGCACGCCTGCCACGGCAGGCGATGCGCGCCGTCGTCACGGCGCTGCTCGGTGCGGTGCTCACCCTGGTCGGCGTGACCACGGCGACGGCGGCTCCGCCGTACGAGACCGAAGCAGAGGTGACGGACCTGCAGTTCACCTCCGAGGTGGTCCGGACCGGCTCGACGGCCGAGCTGACCGGCTCGTGGTCACTGCCCGACAATCCCGCCACCCCGGCTGGTTTCACCATGGCGCTCCCGGAGGGTCTGCAGGGCGTTCGAACCGAGTTCCCGATGCGCACGCCCAGCGGCGAGCAGATGGGCTCCTGCGTCGTTGACGGGACGTCATTGACCTGCGACCTCGACGAGGCGTATGTGGCCGAGCATCCGTTGGACCTCAAGGGCGACTTCCGATTCTGGGTGACGGTGACCACGGAGGTCACCGAGGAGACCGAGGTGACCTACGACTTCGGTGCGACGGAGGCGTCGGTGACCATCGAGCCAAGGCCCGATAGTCAGCCCTGCACCGAGAACTGTGAGGTCCGCAACATCAGCACCGTGAAATGGGGCGACTACGACCCGGAGTCCGGGAACTTCCTGTGGGTCGTCAGGGTCGGTGCCGAGGATGAGACCGGCATGCCGGGTGGCCGGGAGGTCGTGGTCACCGACACCGTGGCGCCCGGGCATCAGGTGGTCCCTGGACAGACGGTCCTGCGCCGCACCAACGAGGTGGTGGTGAACGGCAACGGGTACCCCTCGCCCGCGAACTGGGTCGAAGCGCCCGTGGACTCCTACCAGGTGTCTGCGGATGGGACCACCGTCACGTTCACCTCGGAGGAGGGCTACTTCTATGTGGTGGATGTGGTCTCGGAGATCACCGACGGCGGGCTGCGCGGCACCTACGACAACGCGGCCACGATCGAGGTGACCGGTGAGGAGGTGCGCACCGTCTCCGCCCGGTCCCAGTCCCACGGTGGGTCTGCGTCTGGGGTCGGCACCGATGTGGGTGTCTTTGCGCTCACCAAGGAGGTCATCGGCGACGCCGTGGGCCTCGAGGGCACAGTCTTCACCGGTACCTACGAGGTGCAGGAGAGCGAGGGTGCCGAGCCGACCCAGCACACCTTCGAGGTGATGGACGGCGAGACATGGGTGAGTCCGGAGTTCCCGGCCGGCACCCGTGTGGTGATCCTCGGTGAGGACCCGCCGACCGGCACGGGACAGGTGCAGTGGGCCGACCCTGTGTTCTCCGAGACCGAGTTCGTGCTCGACGGTGGGGTCGTGCGCGACGTGAGCCTGACGAATGAGGCCAGCGTGCTGATGGGGCAGTTCTCCGCAGCGAAGCTGCTCACCGGTGACGGCGCAGCCCAGGTTCCCGCGGACGCCACCTTCACGCTGGACTACTCGTTCCCGGCTGGCCCGGGCTTCGAGAGCGGCGCCGGCGAGCTGGTGCTTCCAGTTGACGGAACGGCAGTGACTTCACCGATGATCCCCGCGGGGGCGGAGGTCACCGTGGTCGAGCAGGAGCCCGGCGCGGTGGCTGGGGCCTCGTGGGGAGCGGTGACGTACTCGACGGAGTCGGTCAGGATCGTCGCCGACGAGGTGGTTGAAATGAGCGTGACGAATGAGATCACCGTCACGTCACCGCCGTCGGAGACAGAGACAGCACCGTCGGGCGACGACACCGTGCCGTCGACGGATGTGACTGTGCCGCCGGACGCGCCCACCCCGCCGGCGACGGCCGGGAGCCTCCCGAGCACCGGAGCGGACGGGACGGTCGTGGCCGGGATCTCCGGACTGCTCCTGGTGAGCGGGGCAGTGCTGCTGGTGGCCCGGCGTCGGGCGGCGCGGAGGGCCTGA
- a CDS encoding alpha/beta hydrolase: MTATHTLSLPDVELVYDVHGPLPTADGRPPLVAIGQPMDASGFAALAARSPDRTVVAYDPRGLGRSTRSDGRVDSVPQTQAEDLHALVAHLNQGPVDVFASSGGAVTGLAWVSAYPDDVRTLVAHEPPLITLLPDAQAAARAFDEVNRTYAERGWGHGMAAFVAMTMWSGEFTEAYFAQDATDPAAMGMPTEDDGSRDDPLLSGRGAPITDYRPDAEALAAATTRLVVAVGEETGTTITGRTTAALASLLGQEPVLFPGGHGGFLDDEFGYPGKPDEFAERLREVLSP, translated from the coding sequence ATGACAGCCACCCATACGCTCAGCCTGCCGGACGTCGAGCTCGTCTACGACGTGCACGGCCCCCTCCCGACGGCGGACGGTCGCCCGCCGCTGGTGGCAATCGGTCAGCCGATGGACGCCTCGGGCTTCGCCGCACTGGCGGCCCGGTCCCCGGACCGCACCGTCGTGGCCTACGACCCACGCGGCCTGGGCCGGTCCACTCGCTCGGACGGACGGGTCGACTCGGTCCCACAGACCCAGGCCGAGGACCTGCACGCCCTGGTCGCCCACCTGAATCAAGGACCGGTGGACGTCTTCGCCAGCAGTGGGGGCGCCGTCACCGGCCTCGCCTGGGTGAGCGCCTACCCCGACGACGTCCGCACTCTGGTGGCGCACGAGCCGCCGCTGATCACGCTGCTCCCGGATGCCCAAGCTGCCGCACGCGCCTTCGACGAGGTGAACCGCACCTATGCCGAGCGCGGTTGGGGCCACGGCATGGCGGCGTTCGTGGCGATGACGATGTGGTCGGGCGAGTTCACCGAGGCGTACTTCGCGCAGGACGCCACCGACCCGGCGGCCATGGGCATGCCCACCGAGGACGACGGCAGCCGGGACGACCCGCTGCTCTCGGGGCGTGGGGCGCCGATCACCGACTACCGCCCGGATGCCGAGGCGCTCGCGGCCGCGACGACCCGCCTGGTGGTCGCTGTGGGGGAGGAGACCGGCACCACCATTACCGGGAGGACCACGGCAGCGCTGGCCTCCTTGCTCGGTCAAGAGCCGGTCCTCTTCCCCGGCGGCCACGGCGGCTTCCTGGACGACGAGTTCGGGTACCCGGGCAAGCCGGACGAGTTCGCCGAGCGGCTGCGCGAGGTGCTCTCTCCGTAG
- a CDS encoding HAD family hydrolase, translating to MPSQTSLAELGLPAQVRACLFDLDGVLTRTATLHFAAWKETFDAILTAQGLPEFTESDYAAHVDGRRRYDGVRTFLASRDITPPEGTPDDPPSAETVCGIGNRKDADVRRILDERGVETFPGSVAYLTAVREAGIPTAVVTASANAVAVLTAAGLIDQFDARIDGVVAAEQSLPGKPAPDTFLAGAAALDVPPAEAVVIEDAIAGVQAGRAGDFAFVIGVDRLGHADALAEAGADVVVNDLAELVHDRSSLEQPPVDMPAGGTAATPEEDR from the coding sequence ATGCCTTCCCAGACATCGCTCGCCGAGCTCGGCCTGCCCGCACAGGTCCGGGCGTGCCTGTTCGACCTCGATGGCGTGCTCACCCGCACCGCCACCCTGCACTTCGCCGCATGGAAGGAGACCTTCGATGCGATCCTCACCGCCCAGGGCCTTCCTGAGTTCACCGAGTCGGACTACGCCGCCCACGTGGATGGCCGACGGCGGTACGACGGTGTGCGTACGTTCCTCGCCTCCCGTGACATCACCCCGCCGGAGGGCACCCCGGACGACCCGCCATCGGCCGAGACCGTGTGCGGGATCGGCAACCGCAAGGACGCCGACGTGCGCCGAATCCTGGACGAGCGCGGGGTGGAGACCTTCCCCGGTTCGGTCGCCTACCTCACGGCAGTGCGCGAGGCCGGGATCCCGACGGCGGTCGTGACCGCGTCCGCGAACGCCGTCGCCGTGCTCACCGCTGCCGGTCTGATCGACCAGTTCGACGCCCGGATCGATGGCGTGGTGGCAGCCGAGCAGTCCCTGCCGGGCAAGCCTGCCCCGGACACCTTCCTCGCTGGGGCCGCCGCCCTGGACGTGCCGCCCGCCGAAGCCGTGGTGATCGAGGACGCGATCGCCGGCGTGCAGGCCGGACGCGCCGGCGACTTCGCCTTCGTGATCGGCGTCGATCGTCTCGGGCACGCCGATGCCTTGGCCGAAGCAGGTGCCGACGTGGTGGTCAATGACCTGGCCGAACTGGTCCACGACCGTTCCTCACTGGAGCAGCCCCCCGTCGACATGCCCGCCGGCGGAACGG
- a CDS encoding mechanosensitive ion channel codes for MDFGSIDWLGILGKVLLAVVILLVTWIIARVVRWAIGKLVGKVAFLQRQGQDGQTVGESLGTVASLLVWLFGLTAVLQLFALTQVLAPIQSLLSGVLGFLPNLIGAAFVFVIGFVLAKIVRQLVETAIRAINFSKLSEKVKSGTDTVLDEATGTDPAAPAPAQQADGAGFDANKIASLVGNLVFAIILIVVSIAALQILGISAISEPAEQMLSMILNAIPAIIAAAIILGLGYLISTFVSNLLESTLQGLGTDRAIGKLGIVPEGQSASAIITRIVQVAIMVFFAIMAARALNFPEVTNILNEVLALGGKVVFGGVIIAAGFLIANLISNLVGNGTASTVIKWVTIALFTAMGLKYMEIADSIINLAFGAIVVGGALAAALAFGLGGRDAAARTLAKLDEKKAEAAAAPAQPAAAPPSPATPPPGQQPPSQQPPSIP; via the coding sequence ATGGACTTCGGCAGTATTGACTGGCTAGGGATCCTCGGGAAGGTTCTGCTAGCAGTTGTCATCCTCCTGGTGACGTGGATCATTGCGCGCGTCGTCCGGTGGGCGATCGGCAAGCTCGTCGGGAAGGTGGCGTTCCTGCAGCGGCAGGGTCAGGACGGTCAGACGGTCGGTGAGTCACTGGGGACGGTGGCCTCGCTGCTCGTGTGGCTTTTCGGTCTGACGGCGGTGCTGCAGCTGTTCGCCCTCACCCAGGTGTTGGCTCCGATCCAGTCCCTGCTCAGCGGTGTGCTCGGGTTCTTGCCGAACCTGATCGGTGCCGCGTTCGTCTTCGTGATCGGCTTCGTGCTCGCGAAGATCGTGCGCCAGTTGGTGGAGACCGCCATCCGCGCCATCAACTTCTCCAAGCTGAGCGAGAAGGTGAAGTCCGGGACGGACACGGTGCTCGACGAGGCCACCGGCACCGACCCGGCCGCACCCGCCCCTGCGCAGCAGGCTGACGGCGCCGGCTTCGACGCGAACAAGATCGCGAGCCTCGTGGGCAACCTGGTGTTCGCCATCATCCTGATCGTGGTGTCCATCGCGGCGCTGCAGATCCTCGGCATCTCGGCCATCTCCGAGCCTGCCGAGCAGATGCTGAGCATGATCCTGAACGCCATCCCGGCGATCATCGCCGCGGCGATCATCCTCGGCCTCGGCTACCTGATCTCCACGTTCGTGAGCAACCTGCTCGAGTCCACCCTGCAGGGCCTGGGCACCGATCGCGCGATCGGCAAGCTCGGCATCGTGCCGGAGGGGCAGAGCGCGTCGGCGATCATCACCCGCATCGTGCAGGTAGCGATCATGGTGTTCTTCGCCATCATGGCGGCCCGTGCACTGAACTTCCCCGAGGTCACGAACATCCTCAACGAGGTGCTCGCGCTCGGTGGCAAGGTCGTCTTCGGTGGCGTGATCATCGCCGCCGGGTTCCTGATCGCCAACCTGATCTCGAACCTCGTCGGCAACGGCACGGCGAGCACGGTGATCAAGTGGGTCACCATCGCACTGTTCACCGCGATGGGCCTGAAGTACATGGAGATCGCGGACTCGATCATCAACCTGGCCTTCGGCGCCATCGTCGTCGGTGGCGCTCTCGCCGCTGCCCTGGCCTTCGGCCTCGGTGGCCGGGACGCCGCCGCGCGCACGCTGGCGAAGCTGGACGAGAAGAAGGCCGAGGCGGCCGCTGCACCGGCCCAGCCCGCTGCTGCCCCGCCGTCACCGGCCACGCCGCCGCCCGGCCAGCAGCCGCCCAGCCAGCAGCCGCCCAGCATTCCCTGA
- a CDS encoding BCCT family transporter yields the protein MTDQSADQREPRSGLTRTFQSWADRLGLRTDPTIFFIAAGLMVLFLLVLVLFPTPVGNTFKAGREWIVTNLGWFFIFGVSAWLIFLIGLAISRFGRIRLGDDDSKPEYGNVSWFAMLFAGGIGTILMFWGVAEPITHFANPPRNDVAPFTIEAAEEAMGFSIYHFGLHTWAIFTLPGLAFAYFVYRFKLPMRVSSVFYPLLKDRIHGPIGKTIDIFAILGTLFGVAVSIGLGTQQINSGLTELLNVPDSVLVKVIIIVVLTTVAVTSIVNGLDKGVKRLSNINIGAAVGLMVFVFIAGSTVFLARQIVESLSIYATSIIPLSFWNDAMSRYTSDGWGWQADWTVFYWAWTVTWAPFMGIFLARISKGRTIREFVIGVLFAPTLFTVVWFAIFGWSAMDFDGIGGSGGELTQKVVTEENVSLAMFTFFDQFPVPDGVTTLIQGFAVLIVAVFFATSSDSASLVVDMLCTGDAGTGPVRQRMFWGIAEGVLAASLIVLAGDAGLSALQEVITVIGLPIFIMVFAMAFAILRGIQQDRRVKAAESAFIAAKEE from the coding sequence ATGACGGACCAGTCCGCCGACCAGCGCGAACCGCGCTCGGGCCTGACCCGCACGTTCCAGTCCTGGGCCGATCGGCTCGGGCTGCGGACGGACCCCACGATCTTCTTCATCGCGGCAGGGCTCATGGTCCTCTTCCTGCTCGTGCTGGTGCTCTTCCCCACACCGGTGGGTAACACGTTCAAGGCCGGCCGCGAGTGGATCGTGACGAACCTTGGCTGGTTCTTCATCTTCGGAGTCTCTGCCTGGTTGATCTTCCTGATCGGTCTGGCGATCAGCCGGTTCGGACGCATCCGGCTCGGCGACGACGACTCCAAGCCGGAGTACGGCAACGTCTCCTGGTTCGCCATGCTGTTCGCCGGTGGGATCGGCACCATCCTGATGTTCTGGGGCGTGGCCGAGCCGATCACGCACTTCGCCAATCCCCCGCGCAATGACGTCGCACCGTTCACGATCGAGGCGGCCGAGGAGGCGATGGGCTTCTCCATCTACCACTTCGGCCTGCACACCTGGGCGATCTTCACCCTGCCCGGTCTCGCGTTCGCCTACTTCGTCTACCGGTTCAAGTTGCCGATGCGCGTGAGCTCGGTGTTCTACCCCCTCCTGAAGGACCGGATCCACGGCCCGATCGGCAAGACGATCGACATCTTCGCGATCCTCGGCACCCTGTTCGGGGTAGCCGTCTCGATCGGCCTGGGCACCCAGCAGATCAACTCCGGTCTGACCGAGCTGCTCAACGTTCCTGACTCGGTGCTGGTGAAGGTGATCATCATCGTGGTGCTCACCACCGTGGCGGTCACATCGATCGTGAACGGTCTGGACAAGGGTGTGAAGCGCCTCTCGAACATCAACATCGGGGCCGCCGTCGGGCTGATGGTGTTCGTGTTCATCGCAGGCTCCACCGTGTTCCTGGCCCGGCAGATCGTGGAGAGCCTGTCCATCTACGCCACCTCGATCATCCCGCTGTCGTTCTGGAACGACGCGATGTCCCGGTACACCAGCGACGGCTGGGGCTGGCAGGCCGACTGGACGGTGTTCTACTGGGCATGGACGGTCACCTGGGCACCGTTCATGGGGATTTTCCTCGCCCGCATCTCCAAGGGCCGCACCATCCGCGAGTTCGTGATCGGTGTGCTGTTCGCGCCGACCTTGTTCACGGTCGTCTGGTTCGCGATCTTCGGCTGGTCCGCCATGGACTTCGACGGGATCGGAGGCAGCGGAGGGGAGCTCACCCAGAAGGTCGTCACCGAGGAGAACGTGTCGCTGGCAATGTTCACCTTCTTTGATCAGTTCCCGGTGCCCGACGGCGTGACCACACTCATCCAAGGTTTCGCCGTACTGATCGTGGCCGTCTTCTTCGCCACCTCCTCCGACTCCGCGTCGCTCGTGGTGGACATGCTCTGCACCGGCGACGCCGGCACCGGACCGGTGCGGCAGCGGATGTTCTGGGGGATCGCCGAGGGTGTGCTCGCCGCCTCGCTGATCGTGCTCGCCGGTGACGCCGGACTCTCGGCCCTGCAAGAAGTGATCACCGTGATCGGCCTGCCGATCTTCATCATGGTCTTCGCCATGGCGTTCGCGATATTGCGCGGGATCCAGCAGGACCGGCGCGTCAAGGCGGCAGAGTCCGCCTTCATCGCGGCGAAGGAGGAGTAG
- a CDS encoding YciI family protein → MAKYLLLKHYRGGPQPTAEGSVPMERWTPEEVDAHIAFMNHVADTLRERGEFVDAQALSPEGTFVRYDGEGKPPLTDGPFAESKDLIAGWMMIDVDSTERAHEAAAFLSSAPGPGGRPIREWIEVRPFMSEPPTID, encoded by the coding sequence ATGGCGAAGTACCTGTTGCTCAAGCACTACCGCGGCGGTCCGCAGCCCACCGCGGAGGGAAGTGTGCCGATGGAACGGTGGACGCCGGAGGAGGTGGACGCGCACATCGCGTTCATGAACCACGTGGCCGACACTCTGCGTGAGCGGGGCGAGTTCGTGGACGCCCAGGCCCTCTCCCCGGAGGGCACCTTCGTGCGCTACGACGGGGAGGGGAAGCCGCCGCTGACGGACGGGCCGTTCGCGGAGTCGAAGGACCTGATCGCCGGGTGGATGATGATCGATGTGGACTCGACCGAGCGTGCCCATGAGGCCGCGGCGTTCCTGTCCTCCGCACCCGGGCCGGGCGGGCGCCCGATCCGGGAGTGGATCGAGGTGCGCCCGTTTATGTCGGAGCCACCGACGATCGACTGA
- a CDS encoding Ig-like domain-containing protein, with amino-acid sequence MTGTAEPGATVTVRGDGAAVGVATADEQGSWAVVPDAPAETFTATQEVSESGEFAGSSPASEPAGPFEYDEPVWSAALRDSSRILEDLDGDGVQAELPIEFRGERDAQARVLIDGEDVGGTMIATPGQTQRYVPNLDPGSYELGIHYADPETDAVGPTVTTTVTAVEPD; translated from the coding sequence TTGACCGGGACTGCCGAGCCGGGGGCCACGGTGACCGTGCGCGGCGACGGTGCCGCCGTCGGTGTCGCGACGGCCGACGAGCAGGGTTCGTGGGCCGTGGTTCCCGACGCTCCCGCGGAGACCTTCACCGCCACGCAGGAGGTATCGGAGTCCGGCGAGTTCGCCGGCTCCTCGCCGGCCAGTGAGCCCGCTGGCCCGTTCGAGTACGACGAGCCCGTGTGGTCGGCAGCGCTCCGGGACTCGAGCCGCATCCTGGAGGACCTCGACGGGGACGGGGTCCAGGCGGAGCTACCGATCGAGTTCCGCGGCGAACGCGATGCGCAGGCCCGGGTCCTGATCGACGGGGAGGACGTCGGCGGAACGATGATCGCCACTCCAGGACAGACGCAGCGGTACGTGCCGAACCTCGATCCGGGCTCCTACGAGCTCGGCATCCACTACGCCGATCCCGAGACCGATGCGGTCGGTCCCACCGTGACGACCACGGTCACCGCCGTGGAGCCGGACTGA
- a CDS encoding RNA polymerase sigma factor: MDDLLRTLGPRTLAVLVRRGAEFTAAEDAVQEALVEATRRWPEAMPTEPAGWLVRVAWRKFLDAVRADEARRRREERFGAEPAPGPVEQADDTLLLLTHCCHPDLSPASAIALTLRAVAGLTTAQIARAYLVPETTMAQRISRAKRTLAQHRFDQLGESSTVLRVLYLVFNEGFTGAVDLAEEAIRLTRQLAAAEDDPETRGLLALMLLHHARRAARFTRTGELVPLDQQDRSLWDTAMIAEGVDILQHALARDRVGEYQAQAAIAALHDDAPRAEETDWPQILDWYDELVRLTPDNPVVALNRAVAVGQVDGPHAGLRVLNHVPDDVPRRDAVAAHLHERAGEHDTAARLYAVAAGVASNEAERVHLTKQAARLRT, encoded by the coding sequence ATGGACGATCTGCTGCGCACCCTCGGGCCGCGCACCCTGGCCGTCCTCGTCCGCCGTGGCGCTGAGTTCACGGCGGCCGAGGACGCCGTCCAGGAAGCGCTCGTGGAGGCGACCCGGCGCTGGCCGGAGGCGATGCCGACCGAACCGGCCGGATGGCTGGTTCGGGTGGCATGGCGCAAGTTCCTGGACGCGGTGCGCGCCGACGAGGCCCGCCGACGACGGGAGGAACGGTTCGGCGCGGAGCCTGCGCCCGGCCCCGTCGAACAGGCGGACGACACGTTGCTGCTGCTCACCCATTGTTGCCACCCGGACCTGAGCCCTGCCTCGGCGATCGCTCTCACGCTGCGTGCGGTGGCCGGGCTCACCACGGCGCAGATCGCGCGGGCCTACCTGGTACCGGAGACGACGATGGCGCAGCGGATCAGCCGCGCCAAGCGCACGCTCGCGCAGCACCGGTTCGATCAGCTCGGCGAGTCGAGCACGGTGCTGCGGGTGCTGTACCTGGTGTTCAACGAGGGGTTCACCGGGGCGGTCGACCTGGCCGAGGAGGCCATCCGGCTGACCCGCCAGCTCGCCGCCGCCGAGGACGACCCGGAGACCCGCGGCCTGCTGGCGCTGATGCTGCTGCACCACGCCCGGCGAGCGGCCCGGTTCACCCGGACAGGGGAGCTGGTGCCGCTGGACCAGCAGGACCGTTCGCTCTGGGACACCGCGATGATCGCCGAGGGTGTGGACATCCTGCAGCACGCACTCGCCCGGGACCGGGTGGGCGAGTACCAGGCGCAGGCTGCCATCGCCGCCCTGCACGATGACGCCCCGCGCGCCGAGGAGACGGACTGGCCGCAGATCCTCGACTGGTACGACGAGCTCGTTCGGCTCACCCCGGACAACCCGGTGGTGGCACTCAACCGTGCCGTGGCCGTCGGCCAGGTGGACGGCCCGCACGCGGGCCTACGAGTCCTGAACCACGTGCCCGACGACGTCCCTCGCCGTGATGCGGTGGCCGCTCACCTGCATGAACGCGCGGGTGAGCATGACACAGCCGCCCGGCTGTACGCCGTCGCGGCGGGCGTAGCCAGCAACGAGGCGGAGCGGGTGCACCTGACGAAGCAGGCGGCACGGTTGCGGACCTGA